A part of Biomphalaria glabrata chromosome 3, xgBioGlab47.1, whole genome shotgun sequence genomic DNA contains:
- the LOC106063498 gene encoding uncharacterized protein LOC106063498: MEFQRVEHRDNVGVAGLDVDVVGVDRIEDMAGTFIPGSMKDFRIYVSDTYCVDISTAAVGFELKFGHIEFLLYNNTVVNVADAVFSYFAKVGIATTKATVINKVRRHMSEMKNFSRKITRSWHLVAPYLDKNFSIDAAGKKRPVQDSTERPSMVKKLRPDGDVEATERPGNTERHCARCCTQRQHFVAHSASLSEKLLVSRKAVRLLRKRFNTRRVNQELGRKSTLITSYRQVKATLKSENERLSEENRQMSLKLKKAAAELSKWKRIAKRRSEQRNLLKDRIQGLKLSLEEGKVRIDELGEMLTDSYSSHSTQSIRLAGKYDAPFRKCLYACLESQVPVEKAGLLVRYILNELTHISIVKIPAPSTTAQMAYEMGIISDLQLAEALYTAPSLIATLAWDATTIDGSHFNEVNLSFGGKTFTLEIGKLGGGSTLDDFEHIVGIIRNLGTTYSTYSGIQQHLILYKFREMLQTTLTDRAPVNSCVSQQLSQLFAKDLLVLHCNLHPLDGLASEAKKVLRRFDAKYSVNSNTFGKEGKAANLIQAVSKLRHKASTGDPSSFKAFLRLSDLKVGVIVRYVGNRLHILFHSAGVIIRLKNLLLRYLQRYCNETSFRLSLIQDLQQPNILVQLRVLGLFGKMLTGPWMTLIYKNERKMKHLEMIPHVKVCIDKLKAIVDSPENLLSMPTDCFGQTLDTEDFVLRALRNVTVDEVFIEITKELAEGFCKVLQRQLSSYLDGSLSNPDAETVIRTSEAPLHNMHSERALGMFDFQYHRAHNATVGFRDGKVKFVINKTMSWLETKSVEEQQRIVSFARRFAAKRREELTAREKQISVALRERLMMMAQQRDKKQRSQLEKAIRNGTEDLSKIPPERKAYCDLILAKSPTLIGKTLHHVWTNNQVDTVFKGEVTNFQGSNIFILYTSETEATELSVYELVADIILGDASFVTD; this comes from the exons ATGGAGTTCCAGCGTGTTGAGCATAGGG ATAATGTGGGCGTGGCAGGCCTTGATGTGGATGTTGTCGGTGTTGATAGGATTGAGGATATGGCAGGTACCTTTATACCTGGCAGCATGAAGGACTTCAGGATATATGTATCGGACACTTATTGTGTTGATATTTCAACTGCGGCTGTTGGATTTGAACTGAAATTTGGCCACATAGAATTTCTTCTTTACAACAACACTGTTGTGAATGTGGCTGATGCTGTATTCAGTTATTTTGCAAAAGTTGGCATTGCAACAACCAAGGCTACTGTTATCAATAAGGTTCGAAGGCATATGTCCGAGATGAAGAATTTTTCCAGGAAGATTACCCGCAGCTGGCACCTAGTTGCACCTTACCTGGATAAAAATTTTTCTATCGATGCTGCTGGCAAAAAGAGACCTGTCCAAGACAGCACTGAACGACCTAGTATGGTGAAGAAGTTGCGACCTGACGGTGATGTTGAGGCCACTGAAAGGCCAGGTAACACAGAACGACACTGTGCTCGTTGTTGCACACAACGACAGCATTTTGTAGCTCACAGTGCCAGTTTGTCCGAAAAACTGCTTGTCAGCAGAAAAGCAGTTCGTCTTTTAAGGAAGCGCTTCAACACCAGAAGAGTCAATCAGGAGCTTGGTAGGAAATCTACACTGATAACATCTTATCGTCAAGTGAAAGCTACCCTGAAGAGTGAAAATGAACGCCTGAGTGAAGAAAATCGTCAGATGAGTTTGAAACTGAAGAAGGCAGCAGCTGAACTTTCTAAGTGGAAAAGAATTGCTAAGAGAAGATCAGAGCAGAGAAACCTTTTGAAGGACAGAATTCAGGGGTTAAAGTTATCTTTGGAGGAAGGCAAGGTGCGGATAGATGAACTTGGGGAGATGCTGACTGATAGCTATTCCAGCCATTCTACTCAGAGCATCCGCCTGGCAGGAAAGTATGATGCCCCATTTCGTAAGTGTCTCTATGCTTGTTTGGAGAGTCAAGTGCCAGTAGAAAAAGCAGGGCTTCTTGTCAGGTACATTTTAAATGAACTGACACACATTTCAATTGTGAAGATTCCTGCTCCATCTACTACTGCACAGATGGCTTATGAGATGGGCATCATATCCGATTTGCAGTTGGCGGAGGCTTTGTATACAGCACCATCGCTGATAGCAACATTGGCTTGGGATGCCACAACTATTGATGGCTCGCATTTTAATGAAGTAAATTTATCATTTGGTGGGAAAACATTTACACTAGAGATAGGTAAACTTGGGGGTGGGTCTACACTAGATGACTTTGAGCACATTGTAGGCATTATTAGAAATTTAGGGACAACATACTCCACATATTCAGGCATACAACAACATCTAATACTGTACAAATTTAGGGAAATGCTTCAGACAACACTTACAGATAGGGCCCCCGTCAATAGTTGTGTTAGCCAGCAACTCAGTCAGCTCTTTGCTAAAGATTTGTTAGTCTTGCACTGTAACCTTCACCCACTTGATGGCTTGGCGAGTGAAGCAAAGAAAGTCCTCAGAAGGTTCGATGCAAAGTATTCAGTGAATAGCAACACTTTCGGCAAGGAAGGGAAAGCTGCTAACTTGATTCAAGCAGTTTCAAAACTGAg acACAAGGCATCAACGGGTGATCCATCTAGCTTCAAGGCTTTTCTAAGACTCTCAGATCTGAAAGTTGGAGTGATTGTCAGATATGTGGGGAACAGACTTCACATCCTGTTCCACTCTGCTGGCGTTATCATTCGGCTAAAGAATCTGTTGCTGCGGTACTTGCAAAGATACTGCAATGAGACCAGTTTTCGGCTGTCGTTGATTCAAGACTTGCAGCAACCAAACATTCTTGTTCAGCTGAGAGTCTTAG GGCTTTTTGGCAAGATGTTGACTGGACCGTGGATGACACTGATCTACAAAAATGAGAGAAAGATGAAACATCTGGAAATG ATCCCTCATGTGAAGGTCTGCATTGACAAACTAAAGGCTATTGTGGATTCTCCAGAGAATCTCCTCTCAATGCCAACTGATTGCTTTGGTCAGACTCTGGATACTGAAGATTTCGTTTTGAGAGCCCTGAGAAATGTGACTGTTGATGAAGTATTTATCGAGATCACAAAAGAACTTGCTGAAGGTTTTTGTAAGGTGCTACAGAGACAGCTATCTAGCTATCTGGATGGCTCCCTTTCAAATCCTGATGCAGAGACTGTGATAAGGACATCTGAAGCTCCTCTTCACAACATGCACAGTGAAAGGGCTCTTGGAATGTTTGATTTCCAGTATCACAGGGCTCACAATGCAACAGTTGGTTTTAGAGATGGCAAAGTCAAGTTTGTCATCAACAAGACGATGTCCTGGTTGGAGACTAAGTCAGTTGAGGAACAGCAGAGAATTGTTTCCTTTGCGCGTCGATTTGCTGCCAAGAGACGAGAAGAACTGACAGCTCGGGAGAAACAGATCTCAGTTGCTTTGAGAGAGAGGCTGATGATGATGGCACAGCAAAGGGATAAGAAACAACGTTCTCAGCTAGAGAAGGCTATCAGAAATGGCACAGAAGACCTCAGCAAGATCCCCCCAGAGAGGAAGGCCTACTGTGATCTGATTCTGGCAAAGTCTCCAACCCTGATTGGCAAGACCCTTCATCATGTATGGACAAATAACCAGGTGGATACAGTTTTCAAAGGAGAAGTGACAAACTTTCAGGGaagtaacatttttattttatacactTCAGAAACTGAAGCTACTGAGTTATCTGTCTATGAGCTTGTTGCAGATATTATTCTAGGAGATGCCAGTTTTGTGACTGATTAg